From the Chloroflexota bacterium genome, one window contains:
- a CDS encoding glycosyltransferase has product MTPPRAVLLVANAADPYSRGLRVARSLAAAGYDVEIAAVADADHPRSGTDGAVRIERYAPSGGWARYARDRRQQAGGSRVLDRIRRIPDLAVRALAWPAHVRGWWRTLRQTLPPADLYHAFGILTVPVAIALARDARRHGRAGRVVYDVIDVILESNNVERIPRPLLLADRIRERRWAAAADAVVTVNEEIADHLVRTWRLGARPTVLLNCQPRWVPADPEPDLIRAATGIPVERRIVLFLGRLGRDRGLDEAAEAVLRLHDAALVMVGFGPWTDRLRARDSDPRFVGRHFTLPPVHPDDVPLWSASADASIIAVPGRSLNQRLSTPNKFWESLTAGTPVVVGRDLAVMRRIVETEGLGSVADPSDPADLARALGEVLDGAPAEVAAMRERCLAITRDVYNWESAVQSYLELVRTLVPSR; this is encoded by the coding sequence ATGACTCCGCCGCGGGCCGTGCTCCTCGTCGCGAACGCAGCCGATCCGTATTCGCGCGGGCTCCGCGTCGCCCGGAGCCTCGCTGCGGCCGGGTACGACGTGGAGATCGCGGCGGTCGCGGATGCCGACCATCCGCGATCCGGGACGGACGGCGCGGTGCGGATCGAACGCTACGCACCCTCCGGCGGTTGGGCGCGGTATGCCCGCGATCGCCGGCAGCAGGCGGGCGGAAGCAGAGTGCTCGACCGGATCCGCCGGATCCCCGATCTCGCGGTGCGGGCGCTCGCCTGGCCCGCCCACGTCCGGGGCTGGTGGCGCACCCTGCGGCAGACGCTCCCGCCGGCCGATCTCTACCACGCCTTCGGCATCCTCACCGTGCCGGTGGCGATCGCGCTGGCCCGGGACGCCCGACGACACGGGCGAGCGGGACGGGTGGTGTACGACGTGATCGACGTGATCCTCGAGTCGAACAATGTGGAGCGGATACCGCGTCCGCTGCTCCTCGCCGACCGCATCCGCGAGCGTCGCTGGGCCGCCGCCGCGGACGCCGTCGTCACCGTCAACGAGGAGATCGCGGACCACCTCGTCCGGACGTGGCGGCTCGGGGCGCGGCCGACCGTCCTGCTCAACTGTCAGCCGCGATGGGTGCCGGCGGATCCGGAGCCGGATCTCATCAGGGCGGCGACCGGGATCCCGGTCGAGCGGCGGATCGTCCTGTTCCTTGGCCGTCTCGGTCGCGATCGCGGTCTCGACGAGGCCGCCGAGGCGGTGCTGCGCCTCCACGACGCGGCGCTCGTCATGGTCGGATTCGGGCCGTGGACCGATCGGCTTCGCGCTCGCGACTCGGACCCCCGGTTCGTCGGACGCCACTTCACCCTGCCGCCCGTCCATCCGGATGACGTCCCGCTCTGGAGCGCCTCCGCCGATGCCTCGATCATCGCCGTCCCCGGCCGCTCGCTGAACCAGCGCCTCTCCACGCCGAACAAGTTCTGGGAGAGCCTCACGGCGGGCACGCCGGTCGTCGTGGGACGCGATCTCGCCGTCATGCGCCGGATCGTCGAGACCGAGGGGCTCGGATCCGTCGCCGACCCGTCCGATCCGGCGGACCTTGCGCGCGCCCTCGGCGAGGTGCTCGACGGTGCGCCCGCCGAGGTCGCGGCGATGCGGGAGCGATGTCTCGCCATCACCCGCGACGTGTACAACTGGGAGTCCGCGGTCCAGTCGTACCTCGAGCTCGTCCGGACCCTGGTGCCGTCCCGATGA
- a CDS encoding Gfo/Idh/MocA family oxidoreductase → MTASGAWRPAGERELRLGLAGIGSMGRNHLRVVSARTDVRLTAIADPATDALAAAAAQTGAQPFAEPLAMIGEADLDAVIVASPTTSHAPLALAALERGIAVLVEKPLAGTEDEARRIVDASRASGVPVQVGHVERFNPAVLELGRLLAAGWLSTIYAISSRRAGPFPARIRDVGVTVDLATHDVDILSWIAGERPVRVYAETAQRIHATHEDLLFGLLHFPSGVVGHLDVDWLTPAKRRQLTVVGEEGMFELDYLTQRLTFTKAAGLEHPHLIAGYAPTFEGDVAVLPVSNAEPLAAELDAFLRVVRNGGRPVVNGEDGLWAVTIANALLAAAARRSPIDLSDPTARLPVR, encoded by the coding sequence GTGACCGCCTCCGGCGCATGGCGTCCGGCCGGCGAGCGGGAGCTGCGGCTCGGCCTCGCCGGCATCGGCTCGATGGGCCGCAACCACCTCCGGGTGGTCTCGGCACGGACGGACGTCCGGCTCACGGCCATCGCCGACCCGGCAACGGACGCGCTCGCGGCCGCCGCGGCCCAGACGGGGGCACAGCCGTTCGCCGAGCCGCTCGCGATGATCGGCGAGGCGGACCTCGACGCCGTCATCGTCGCCTCGCCGACGACGAGCCATGCACCGCTCGCGCTCGCAGCGCTCGAGCGCGGGATCGCCGTCCTCGTGGAGAAACCCCTGGCCGGCACGGAGGACGAGGCGCGCCGCATCGTTGACGCGAGCCGGGCGTCCGGTGTCCCGGTGCAGGTCGGCCATGTGGAACGGTTCAACCCGGCCGTCCTCGAGCTCGGCCGGCTCCTCGCGGCCGGCTGGCTCTCGACGATCTATGCGATCTCGAGCCGTCGGGCGGGTCCGTTCCCGGCCCGGATCCGCGACGTGGGGGTGACCGTCGACCTCGCGACCCACGACGTGGACATCCTCAGCTGGATCGCCGGCGAGCGGCCGGTCCGCGTCTACGCCGAGACCGCCCAGCGGATCCATGCGACCCACGAGGACCTGCTCTTCGGGCTCCTCCACTTCCCGTCCGGAGTCGTCGGACATCTCGACGTGGACTGGCTCACCCCCGCGAAGCGGCGGCAGCTCACGGTCGTCGGCGAGGAGGGGATGTTCGAGCTCGACTATCTCACCCAGCGCCTGACGTTCACGAAGGCCGCCGGCCTCGAGCACCCGCACCTCATCGCCGGCTACGCACCGACGTTCGAGGGGGATGTCGCCGTCCTCCCGGTCAGCAATGCCGAACCGCTCGCCGCCGAGCTCGACGCGTTCCTGCGGGTCGTGCGCAACGGCGGCCGGCCCGTCGTGAACGGCGAGGACGGCCTGTGGGCCGTGACGATCGCCAACGCTCTCCTCGCCGCGGCAGCGCGGCGAAGTCCCATCGACCTGTCCGATCCCACCGCGAGGCTTCCCGTCAGATGA
- a CDS encoding nucleotide sugar dehydrogenase: MTITTRPSSSGPSLLGGSIELAANICRHPTARPVAPWTGEPGTVGTVAVVGAGKMGLPLCAQYAGHGWSVIAVDVQQAVVDAINAGVSHVAEEPGLADLVRSAHEAGRLRATTDGTAATREADVVVLIVPVMLDDEQQPDYRYMDAAVASIAPGVHEGSTVIFETTLPVRDTRDRFTPRLAAASGLVAGASFFVAFSPERLYSGAALRNLATYPKLVGGIGDASGDRATAFYASVLDAEVVRMSTAEAAEFSKLADTTYRDVNIALANEFARYADRVGVDIQEVIAAANSQPYSHIHQPGLGVGGHCIPVYPHFLLSRAPEMELVAVSRRVNDSQVGLAIRSIQKALGGLEGVPVLVLGLTYREGVRELAYSRALPLMERLAFHGARVSAFDPLLSAEEVERLSVTPYRWGDGGPFRAIVTQTADVLFGSLAWDRFPELAILYDGRNSLRGIDLPTGVAYHGVGVQTPDRGRSRVGAR; the protein is encoded by the coding sequence ATGACCATCACGACCCGCCCCTCCTCCAGCGGCCCGAGCCTCCTCGGCGGCTCGATCGAGCTCGCCGCGAACATCTGCCGTCACCCGACCGCGCGGCCCGTCGCGCCCTGGACGGGCGAACCGGGCACGGTCGGCACCGTCGCGGTCGTGGGAGCCGGCAAGATGGGTCTGCCGCTGTGCGCCCAGTACGCCGGCCACGGCTGGTCTGTCATCGCCGTGGACGTCCAGCAGGCGGTCGTCGATGCGATCAACGCGGGGGTCAGCCATGTCGCCGAGGAGCCGGGGCTCGCCGACCTCGTGCGATCCGCCCACGAGGCGGGCCGACTCCGCGCCACGACGGACGGCACGGCGGCCACGCGAGAGGCGGACGTCGTCGTCCTCATCGTTCCGGTCATGCTCGACGACGAGCAGCAGCCGGACTACCGGTACATGGACGCGGCCGTGGCCTCGATCGCGCCGGGCGTCCACGAGGGCTCGACGGTCATCTTCGAGACGACGCTTCCTGTCCGCGACACCCGCGACCGGTTCACGCCGCGCCTCGCGGCGGCCTCCGGCCTCGTGGCGGGTGCGTCGTTCTTCGTCGCGTTCAGCCCGGAGCGCCTGTACAGCGGGGCGGCGCTCCGCAACCTCGCCACCTACCCCAAGCTCGTCGGCGGCATCGGCGACGCATCCGGAGATCGGGCCACCGCGTTCTATGCGTCGGTCCTCGACGCCGAGGTCGTCCGCATGAGCACGGCCGAAGCGGCCGAGTTCAGCAAGCTCGCCGACACGACCTACCGCGATGTCAACATCGCGCTCGCCAACGAGTTCGCCCGGTACGCCGACCGTGTCGGCGTCGACATCCAGGAGGTCATCGCGGCGGCGAACAGCCAGCCGTACAGCCATATCCACCAGCCCGGGCTCGGCGTCGGCGGCCATTGCATCCCCGTCTATCCGCACTTCCTCCTGTCGCGAGCGCCCGAGATGGAGCTCGTCGCGGTCTCGCGACGCGTGAACGACAGCCAGGTGGGCCTCGCGATCCGGTCCATCCAGAAGGCGCTCGGCGGACTCGAGGGTGTGCCGGTCCTCGTCCTCGGCCTCACCTACCGGGAGGGTGTCCGCGAGCTCGCCTACTCGCGGGCGCTCCCGCTCATGGAGCGACTCGCCTTCCACGGCGCCCGCGTCTCGGCCTTCGATCCGCTCCTCTCGGCGGAGGAGGTCGAGCGGCTGTCGGTGACCCCGTACCGCTGGGGTGACGGCGGGCCGTTCCGGGCGATCGTCACCCAGACCGCGGACGTGCTCTTCGGCTCGCTCGCCTGGGACCGCTTCCCGGAGCTCGCGATCCTCTACGACGGGCGGAACAGTCTGCGGGGGATCGATCTCCCGACGGGCGTCGCGTATCACGGCGTCGGCGTCCAGACCCCGGACCGCGGCAGGTCGCGGGTCGGCGCACGCTGA
- a CDS encoding DegT/DnrJ/EryC1/StrS family aminotransferase, translated as MIPPARPDVGPEEAAAVAEVLSSGMIAMGRRVAELEERWAAYVGVKHAIAVSNGTIAEMCIFAGLGLGPGDEVITVGHTFNATVSSILYTGATPVFVDIEPDTYLIDASRIEAAITPRTRAICPVHLFGLVADMDMIMAIADRHGIAVVEDACQAHGATFRGRRSGSWGHGAFSLYATKNMTTGEGGFVTTNDDRLADWIRLYRNQGMRERYHHEILGYNFRLTDIGAAIGLVQFGKLERNTAKRQALAARYDTAFADLPIQLPITPDGRTHIYHQYTIGVGPARDVVVADLAAAGVGVGIYYPIPVHRQPYVLELGIQADLPVTDRIAAGCLSVPMYPGLTEDEERTVIAAVRAAVERHVGPARTNAVAGESRERAGTLAR; from the coding sequence ATGATCCCACCCGCCCGTCCGGACGTCGGCCCCGAGGAGGCGGCGGCCGTCGCCGAGGTCCTCTCGAGCGGGATGATCGCGATGGGCCGCCGGGTCGCGGAGCTCGAGGAGCGCTGGGCTGCGTACGTGGGGGTGAAGCACGCGATCGCGGTCTCGAACGGGACGATCGCCGAGATGTGCATCTTCGCCGGCCTCGGGCTCGGGCCCGGCGATGAGGTCATCACCGTCGGCCACACGTTCAATGCGACGGTCAGCTCCATCCTCTACACCGGCGCGACGCCCGTCTTCGTCGACATCGAGCCGGACACGTACCTCATCGACGCGTCGCGGATCGAGGCGGCGATCACGCCCCGCACCCGGGCCATCTGCCCGGTCCACCTGTTCGGCCTCGTCGCCGACATGGACATGATCATGGCCATCGCGGACCGCCACGGCATCGCGGTGGTCGAGGATGCGTGCCAGGCGCACGGGGCGACGTTCCGCGGGCGACGATCCGGCAGCTGGGGCCACGGCGCGTTCAGCCTCTACGCGACGAAGAACATGACCACCGGCGAGGGTGGCTTCGTCACCACGAACGACGATCGGCTCGCCGACTGGATCCGGCTCTACCGGAATCAGGGCATGCGCGAGCGCTACCACCACGAGATCCTCGGCTACAACTTCCGGCTCACGGACATCGGCGCGGCCATCGGCCTGGTCCAGTTCGGCAAGCTCGAGCGCAACACGGCGAAGCGGCAGGCGCTCGCGGCCCGCTACGACACGGCCTTCGCGGACCTGCCGATCCAGCTGCCGATCACCCCCGACGGCCGAACGCACATCTACCACCAGTACACGATCGGGGTGGGCCCGGCTCGCGACGTCGTCGTCGCCGATCTCGCCGCGGCCGGCGTCGGGGTCGGGATCTACTACCCGATCCCCGTCCATCGCCAGCCGTATGTCCTCGAGCTCGGGATCCAGGCGGACCTGCCGGTGACGGATCGCATCGCCGCCGGTTGCCTGAGCGTGCCGATGTATCCGGGGCTCACGGAAGACGAGGAGCGGACGGTCATCGCGGCCGTGCGCGCCGCCGTCGAGCGCCACGTGGGTCCGGCCCGGACGAATGCGGTCGCCGGCGAGTCGCGCGAGCGGGCGGGGACGCTCGCGCGGTGA
- the wecB gene encoding UDP-N-acetylglucosamine 2-epimerase (non-hydrolyzing) — protein sequence MDDPSPRLRIVTVVGTRPQLIKAAALQPVLRERHDEVFVDTGQHWDDALAGDFFTELGLARPDHALGVGGGGRAEQIGRMLVALEPILAAERPDAVVVLGDTNSTVAGALAAAAAGIPLAHVEAGLRSFDRTMPEETNRIVADHLATWCLAPTPAAVANLAAEGIVAGVTLVGDLMRELAARTSAEVRDAAVLDAIGSRLGLEPRALDPGTYVFATIHRAENRRAGALSAWAAILGDAGRDRTVVLALHPGTRAALETAGVALPPTVHVVEPLGYRTTLALQLHAAAVMTDSGGIQREAAWLGVPCLILRETTEWVEAVAASEGRMVLVGLDRERAAAELGRVAPATASPARARARAATIDLRSAGVAEAIVARLETARGS from the coding sequence ATGGACGATCCATCGCCGCGCCTGCGGATCGTCACCGTCGTCGGGACCCGCCCCCAGCTCATCAAGGCGGCGGCCCTCCAGCCGGTCCTCCGCGAACGCCACGATGAGGTGTTCGTCGACACCGGCCAGCACTGGGACGATGCCCTCGCGGGCGACTTCTTCACGGAGCTCGGTCTCGCTCGGCCGGATCACGCGCTCGGCGTCGGCGGCGGCGGTCGGGCGGAGCAGATCGGTCGGATGCTCGTGGCCCTCGAGCCGATCCTCGCCGCCGAGCGACCGGACGCCGTCGTCGTCCTCGGCGACACGAACTCGACGGTCGCCGGGGCGCTCGCGGCCGCGGCGGCCGGGATCCCCCTCGCCCACGTGGAGGCCGGCCTGCGAAGCTTCGATCGCACCATGCCGGAGGAGACGAACCGGATCGTCGCCGATCATCTCGCGACGTGGTGCCTCGCGCCGACACCGGCCGCGGTCGCCAACCTCGCCGCCGAGGGGATCGTCGCCGGGGTGACCCTCGTCGGCGACCTCATGCGGGAACTCGCTGCGCGGACGAGCGCCGAAGTCCGGGACGCGGCGGTCCTGGATGCCATCGGATCGCGGCTCGGCCTCGAACCCCGCGCCCTCGACCCTGGCACGTACGTCTTCGCCACGATCCATCGGGCCGAGAACCGTCGAGCCGGCGCACTCTCCGCGTGGGCGGCGATCCTCGGCGACGCCGGACGGGATCGAACGGTGGTCCTCGCCCTGCACCCGGGCACCCGGGCGGCACTCGAGACGGCGGGCGTCGCCCTGCCACCGACCGTCCACGTCGTCGAACCGCTCGGCTATCGCACGACACTCGCCCTCCAGCTGCACGCGGCGGCGGTCATGACGGACTCCGGTGGGATCCAGCGCGAGGCCGCCTGGCTCGGCGTCCCGTGCCTGATCCTCCGCGAGACGACGGAATGGGTGGAGGCGGTCGCGGCATCCGAGGGACGGATGGTGCTCGTGGGGCTCGACCGGGAGCGGGCCGCGGCCGAACTCGGCCGGGTGGCTCCGGCGACGGCGAGCCCGGCGCGGGCACGGGCACGGGCGGCGACGATCGATCTGCGATCCGCGGGCGTGGCGGAGGCGATCGTGGCCAGGCTGGAAACGGCCCGCGGCTCGTGA
- a CDS encoding glycosyltransferase: protein MTDRSADPQRLVLVLPTSGAFDSRTYRIASTVAGRGHTVTVLARAGAGLPSEETDPSGYRIVRVAVDPVDALPFPSFWRALRRRVHQRSAATSGAAAADRVSGAGPALRRGSDLVGRGSDLVGRGRAAVGSTIRIAAIVLTVRAQVRASRTVDPGAELYHGMAYMGIPVALSLGRRSGGRVVYDARDIYVSAGNLARLPGPLRWLVGRLERGWARRADRAVTVNEAYADVMTRAWGERPLVVMNCAYRFDPPDPPIRRFHERLGLAPETRIVLYQGGFSPDRGIEQLIAAIPDVPHAVLVLMGYGGLQAAIERAAADPAMDGRVRVLPPVPPGDLVAWVAAAHVVAMPIQSSTLNHRLTTPNKLFEALAAGVPVLASDLPGMAPIVLGTGAGLVVDPADPAAMAAGLRRILEPDVRTTMARQALAVAHARYNWESQAAILLGEYGRLTGRPW, encoded by the coding sequence GTGACCGATCGATCGGCCGACCCGCAGCGACTCGTCCTCGTCCTGCCGACGAGCGGGGCGTTCGACTCGCGGACCTACCGCATCGCGAGCACCGTCGCCGGTCGGGGCCATACGGTCACGGTCCTCGCCCGCGCCGGAGCCGGACTGCCGAGCGAGGAGACCGACCCGAGCGGCTATCGGATCGTCCGGGTGGCCGTCGACCCGGTGGATGCGCTCCCATTCCCAAGCTTCTGGCGGGCGCTCCGGCGACGAGTCCACCAGCGGTCAGCCGCCACCTCCGGCGCCGCGGCAGCGGACCGGGTGTCCGGCGCGGGGCCCGCGCTTCGTCGCGGATCGGACCTCGTCGGTCGCGGATCGGACCTCGTCGGTCGCGGGCGCGCGGCGGTCGGGTCGACGATCCGGATCGCCGCGATCGTCCTCACCGTGCGGGCCCAGGTCCGGGCGAGTCGGACGGTGGACCCGGGAGCCGAGCTCTACCACGGCATGGCCTACATGGGGATCCCTGTCGCGCTGTCGCTCGGACGCCGGAGCGGCGGGAGGGTCGTCTACGACGCTCGCGACATCTATGTCTCGGCCGGCAACCTCGCCCGCCTCCCAGGGCCGCTCCGCTGGCTCGTCGGGCGACTCGAACGCGGATGGGCCCGCCGAGCGGATCGGGCCGTGACGGTGAACGAGGCGTACGCTGACGTCATGACCCGGGCGTGGGGCGAGCGGCCGCTCGTCGTCATGAACTGCGCGTATCGGTTCGACCCCCCGGACCCGCCGATCCGCCGCTTCCATGAGCGCCTCGGACTGGCGCCGGAGACGCGGATCGTGCTCTACCAGGGTGGCTTCTCGCCGGACCGCGGCATCGAGCAGCTCATCGCTGCGATCCCGGACGTTCCGCATGCGGTCCTCGTGCTCATGGGTTACGGCGGGCTCCAGGCGGCGATCGAACGGGCAGCTGCCGATCCGGCCATGGATGGCCGTGTCCGGGTGCTCCCGCCGGTTCCGCCCGGGGATCTGGTCGCCTGGGTCGCGGCGGCGCACGTCGTCGCGATGCCCATCCAGTCGTCGACGCTGAACCATCGTCTCACCACACCGAACAAGCTCTTCGAGGCGCTGGCGGCCGGGGTCCCGGTGCTCGCGAGCGATCTGCCCGGCATGGCTCCGATCGTCCTCGGTACGGGGGCTGGTCTCGTCGTGGATCCGGCCGATCCGGCGGCGATGGCGGCCGGGCTCCGGCGGATCCTCGAACCGGACGTGCGAACGACGATGGCTCGCCAGGCGCTCGCGGTCGCCCATGCCCGCTACAACTGGGAGTCGCAGGCCGCGATCCTGCTCGGGGAGTACGGGCGGCTGACCGGACGGCCCTGGTGA